The genomic segment CTATATGTGTAGGTAAGTGGTTGGGTCCAACTAATCCTTCCATATTTGACCAGCACTGGGACAATCTGCCATGAAGCCTCTGATGTACCATGTGACACAGAATggcctttattaacccttccacATCCTcttgtgtatattgtatgtatccTCTATCCTGTTATAATTCTCTAATTGCCATTATCCCTCAAAGGTCAGTTTAGTTACCGGCTGAGGTTTCTCTCCCTCAGGAATTGTGCCTTCATCTGTGGTGCTGACTGCTTTCCAGGTGATGTCGAGGGTTTTCCTGACGTGGGCAGTGACGCACAGTGTGAGAGAGGTGGGTGCTGTTCTAGTATCATGAGTATGATTTCTATTAAAGGCCAAATAAACCTCATGTGGTATTGACTTGTGACTTTGGTTTTAGGTGCAGAATGAAGACTCTGTGTTGCTGTTTGTTGTCGCCTGGACAATCACAGAGATTATCAGATATTCCTTCTATACCTTCAGCCTCCTCAACCACCTGCCTTATATCATCAAGTGGGCCAGGTAGGTGGCCATGCCATGCCATACCATGTAACACATCACTTGGAACCCTGACAAGGCAACTTGTGTTTTCATTCCAAGTGAAAGTGGTTATACTGTGTGTTGTTTGGGATCTGTGCAACTttgtacactttttttaatttaaccattTCCCCATAGCCCTTTTCCCAGCACCACTTACACGGGCCTTCTAACCTGATCAGATGGACACATATTGCTGGTCTCTGTACTGTTCCCACTATCTGATCATTCAATTGAGTGGGCAATGGATCCAGGCTGAACATGAAGCCCAGACATGCATTCTCCGATCCCAAGGGTTGTATGTGTCCCCAGCCTCTGTAGATTCCCAGAATGTATTTAGTGCAGAGGCACATGGGGCCTGGGCTGctatctttgcacagggaacacTCTACTTGGCACAGCCTGTCGTGTTTGATTTGAACCATGCCGTAGCTATTTGGCAATACCCAAGCCTGGCCTGGGATTCAGAATAGAcactggtatttcaagtacacagtgcCCCACACACTCCTTTACCAACaagtagtgactgtctatggcatcttactgtagcccctctggcatttgccagaatctgcaaaTTGCCAGTCTGTGCCCAGCCTGGATGCCTGATGTGAGTATAAGTAGCACTGGCCCACCTTATTTCTCCTCTTATCTGGAAGAGCTCAAGTGAAAATGTACTAGGGAAGATGGGAGCTCCCAAAGTAATCCAAAGTCTAATTAGTGGAACAGACCAGGTAAAcacagaactttgctgcaaaaatccaCGTGACAAAGGGCATttctgctcgaaacatgtagtgtcatTAAAaggatttttgcagcaaagttctgcattTACTTGTTCTGTTCCACTAATTAGACTTTGAATTGATTGCCAGTACCGAGGACAGGGTACAGGAACTGAACATAAAGGTTATAAAAATTGACGGGAGAAACACCACATCCAGTGGAAACAAGGAAGCTTCTAAGCTCCCAATGTGATTACATGATTGGTTGTTTCCCTTTCTTAcctctttgccccccccccacaggtaCACACTGTTTATTGTTCTCTACCCCATGGGGGTAACAGGGGAGCTGCTGACCATCTACGCTGCACTACCAACAGTGAAGAAGACGGGTCTTTACTCCATTAGCCTTCCCAACAAATACAACTTCTCCTTTGATTACTACACCTTCCTCATCCTCGTCATGGTCTCCTACATTCCCAGTGAGTAGTCTGGCTGCTAATGGCAACCTGTAGGCGGGGAGCATGTTGGTCCTGTGGGGAGGGGCAATTTGTAGCACTCACAGATATTAGACTGACCAGGATTTCCTGCCTTTGCAGAATATAAAGTGTCTCTGATAGGGAAGCACCCCAAacacatttaatacatttgtattatattCATTCTAGACACCTTTTCCACTGTTTCTTCCAATGTCTGGTTGTTGGGGCcagtgaccctagcaacagaGCACACTGATTGGGAGGTTGTGGCACTAGCTTGCTTCTCTTGTCACTAATGTAGTTTGTGTTTCTCCAGTCTTTCCCCAGCTCTATTTCCACATGTTCCACCAGAGAAGAAAAGTCATTGTGGCGGAGCACAAGAAATCAGATTAATCTGCAGCCTAGaacctgctccccccccccccatacacacacatacatcttTTTTCAGCTCCCAATTTGTTCTCTTTTTCCCTCTGACCTTCAGAGACTCAAATGCTGCAATCAGTGAGTGGCCGGTGCCACACGAGAGTAAGTGGATCAGGTAATGCTGGTGCAGGAATGGACTATACTGGTTCTCTCACAGCATGCACATTGGACAGACCCTGCTCCTTCTCTGAGCTCTTGGCTCCTTCTGCCTTTTGTACCCGTCAGTGTTTTGCACCCAGCATTGAGTGGCTGAACTCTGGCTACTCTGTACAACCTCAATGCGAAGCTTGTGTGGGGTCTGGGGCATGGGGACCTTGGGTTGTGCCCCTTGTGATTGCCATGGGGGTTTAATACAACAGTGGCTCCTCCCTCTATAAGAGACATGAGATTGGGCAAAAGGCTGCAGCTGGTACTGCATGTGCATTAACCCTGCCTGGGAGGTAGGTCATGCAATGAGTGCTGTGCTCGTATACCTTTAACTTTTTAATGGTCCGCGTCATTGAGAGAAATGGTGATTAAACCAGGTTCCTGGTTCTCAGTCTCTGCAGCCAGTTGTATGAGTCCTTCAGCCCATGTCTGGCCCAGGGTTTAGAGGGGAACTGGCACTGTAATACAAACACCCTAAACTGTCTTtagtaaatgtatattattgGTCCCAGTGCTCAGCAGCAGGATAAATGTTAGACCGTGTCCGTACACAAACAGTTAGGACTACATGGCTTAATTAAAAGAACAGAAACATcaaaggaattcaaatataatgtactgttgccctccactggtaaagtGATTGGCTGAGTACAGAAGAACATGGCGGCTTCACTTGTCTCTATAGTAACATCACTGGAACTCACTGTGCCTGATCCCTCAGTAACACTGCTCATGGCGGGATCCTTTATATACTTATTAATACTCTTATGCTCTGACGTACCTCACTTACCTAGTGTGACCTGCATGGGTTGGCACCTTCAGGTACTCTTTCTCTGGGCCCATTCAACGTGCTGATTCGATAAGCAGAGGTTTGTTCTTTTGCTCTGTGCATGGTTTGATACTGGCAGTAACAGCATGTGTCTTATCTGCCCACGTCTCCTATCATTAATGTTTATATCCCCCCTCCCCATGTATGGGCCGGTCTTCTTATTATTGAAGGGAACCAGTCACCCCAAAATTGCCCCCCCACCAGATGTGCAaactaatagagcctgcactctagatgggggaaatattttttttagatgccCCTCTTATATGACATAAACATGGGTTGGCCTAAGTCACACCTGTACTCTATTGGCTGCTAAATGGATTTATACTGAGCCACTCTTCATtgtaatttcattaaaatgtcgGTTATGGGCAGAAAGAGCAGTTTGCACTTGTTTCCACCAGGAATGGGACCACCCATGAGTTTCTCAGGTTATTATAACATCATTTTTATGTGGGCTGGAAATATGTGGTTTTGGTTACTATGTCCCACTATTTAAAATGCTGGCAGGGCCCCTCTTTATACGAAGAAAAATCTAATGAAGAATCTGCTGTTTGTGCATGTGGCCTAATTAACATAATGAATTGATATTTCAGTTACTAATTGGGTTCTGTCCCTATTTGTGTTTGATGGGAACAAATTGCTTGTGTTCATGCATCTCTCAGAATGGCTtgtaaagggcaaataaaggaTTTTATGAGTAGAACACACAGTGACTGTCTCTTTAATGGGGCCTGTCCATGTGGTGGTTGATTAGTGTTCATAAATGTGTTAATGTGCATAAATCATGTATTCTATTTACGTACAATTATCCCACTTACAGACAGACATATACAGCATGTGGACCACCCTTGTATCAAACAGGCTGTATATGGgggtggccctccagctgtgcTTGCACATGGCCTGAGCATGTCAGAGGCTACAGTTTCTACATCCCTATTCTCAATAAACATTTTCACCAGCTCCAGGGCAGTCTGCAATACAAAGTGGCCTATTGAGTGTATAAAATGGCACAGCTATCAGCTGATTGGTGGTACTGGGCCTGTATCAGTAAATAATAAATGGACTATTTAGAGTTGGAGATGTAATAACGTTAGACATAGTTGCAGTACCACTTCTTAGGTGTTAGGCTAATATTTGTAGGCTAATATTTTTCATAGTGCTGCAGTAGAACAACGCCaccttttccagataaaagatgtTCCATTGAATGATTTTGCAATTAAATATCTCCCAGACATGACACTGACCTTTGTGTAACCAGCTGGGGATGAATTTTGGGGCAGCTCCTATAACTCCCTTGGGATGTTTCTAACCTGGGGTGTCCAAAGCCCTGTAACTACCCTTCAGCCATTCCTTTCTCTGTTAATATGAAGCTGAATATAAGCTAGAACTTGCTCCGTCATACAGTGAGTGAGGGGGATAGGTAAGTGCCTCTAAGAGCTGCTTGCCTGCAGATTGGATCAATATATCTCTCTGAGCCAATCAGTGGCTAAACCCCCTAAAGGGCAACTAACTTTCTGGTTCTATGTTAGTCTGTGGGGCTACTTTGGAGTTTCTCACAGCCAGCAGCAGCCTTTTCATTGGCAAATGAAAGCTTTCACTGAAGTTATATACTTAACTTTTGAGTTCCACCAAACTGGCCCTCCTGGTGTTGTTTTATGGCAAAGGCCATTACCTCTGGGAACAGAGTACTCGTGAATATGCACTTTGCCCAGCTGGGCTACCAGCAGAGTATGGTACCAATGTTCCCCTCCTCTGGGTGGTGCCATTTACACAAGATGCCATTTCCCTTATGTGACAAAAGGCATGTTTGCAGggatccacagcaaccaataagatgcttgcaaaCAGGTCCTGATTATGAAAATGtgcgcaaataaaagggaggggatgggggcaacGAACTttagcgggcctaggggtgcccactatgtaaatccagccctgcgtATGACtttaatttacataatttatctCAACTTGAAACATGTACAGTAACCCAAGATCCCAGTTTAGCTCCCAGTGTGAATGGGCCTGCTCACTGATCACCAAGATGGATACTGGAAACAAAAAGTGATGTGGGTATAATTTAAAATTACTGCacctcctctcctttcctttGATATTCCTGCCTGGTGGTGCAGAACCCCCTAGGTGGTCAGCACACGTCAATCATAAATGTAACAGCAAATGGAAGAGAGTTGCACAATACCATATTTCTTGCAGGTGGgtagcttaccccttttatttttcaccacctgtgtatcaacgtttcggggggggttTCATCAGGATGTGGGTAAAAGTGGGGCCAGCACTGCTGAGCAGCTCTATAGTTCTGGGCATGATGGGGAGAGGCTGTGTAGCagtacaaaacaaagaaattgccaGGGTAgctctacttcccctttaaataaagttcTCTAAAATATATTCACTTAAAATGCTCACATTGCCTTGTTCATTGAGCAAAAAATAGcaacaaaatgcaaatttgacCTAAAAACACAATTTCTGTCACCTGTTGGcagtaaattcattttaaatataaaatgatacaAGATTCACTGATTTCATATAGGAAATTATTTCTTctcaataaaaagctacattATTAAGACGGCCATGGAACCTAAGGCAACCTAGAAAATCTGGATCATGTGTAACATGGTTAGTACAGGTactggatctattatctggaatgtgacctgtggtttttctgtaatttggatctccataccttaagtctacttaatgaatatggattcatgcagctttgtcACCATGAACTACAAGATATTGTTACATTGtaacagggaaaatgtaaaaaaattatttgctaaacatcgataagataagataaaattctttttttgtcacatgcatagttatacaggtataacatgcagtgaaatgcatcatgatccacttttttagactgtgcaaaattaaacatactagttaaatactacaactaagtacaaaaggattaccaaaaaaataagaattctaaGAAAACTTTTAAATTAAGTATAGCAGCAGTGTAGATGTAGTGCaagatgaaccatgttatttacataagtgacagtgagtgaagattgtataaaaatgtaaaaatatttaaaaaaaacagcagtgcaatatatgacaatataaaaaatagcataacaatatatgacaatataaaaaaacagcagtatAATACTGTGTTGTGGTGACATAGTGTGTCATGTAGATTAAATAGGTGCAAGTGAGAAAAAGAAGAGCGGAGAGGAATATGGGAGATTATGGATAAGGCGGCATGTCCTGGTTCAGCAGTCTAATGGCCTGGGATAGAAACTCCTTTTAAGTCTCTGTTCTGGCCCGAATACTGCAAAATCTTTTCCCTTATTTAAGTAGGTAAAACAATCCATTATTGGGATGTGATGGGTCCTTAAGAATCCTAAGGGCTTTGGTGCATCTCTTGGTGTAAATGTTCAGCAAAGATGGAAAAGCTGACCTGCAGCATCATTCTGCTGCACGTATCACTCTCTGAAGGGCTTTGCGGTCCTCGACACAACTGTTTCCAAACAAAAGATATAATGTTCTGTGttagatactatggggcagatttatcaagggtcgaatttcgagggttaaaaaaacctcgaattcgaccctcgaagtaaaatccttcgaatatctaattcgaaggattttagtgcaaaacgttagatcgaatgatcgaataaaaatcgttcggtcgaattTTTCTTTTCGAcccaaaaaacgtagaaaagtgctggggaaggtccccataggctaacattggactttggtaggtttaaagtggcgaagtatgaagtcgaagttttttttaaagagacagtacttcgattatcgaatggtcgaacgatttttacttcgaatcgttcgaatcatagatttgatcgaatttgaccaatttaatggccgaagtacccaaaaaaatactacgtaattcaaatattttttttattcgaattattcactcgagcttagtaaatctgcccctgtgtacaGTTGTCGCAGAAATTGCAGTAACAATAATCCTCTTCTCCCTCACCTCCTGTGCTCCTGCCCAGGCACTAGAGTTTTACCAAACATACAAGAATGGAGGAAGCTGAGGCGCAGAACTTTGCTGAAATCTTCTTTATTAGAaaaaacactacatgttttgggctcccatgccctttgtcaagtgtacaacTGCAAAACCTACACACAAGTTAAATCACTTAACCAATTATCCAAAGTCCCACCTCTCTGTGTCCATTGGTGCATTATTAAATCCAATAAAGTGTTCCAAAGTTCAAAGTTCATTCCTGGTTATTGCTCGACAGCCTAGATCTGGATGCTTTATTCAGAGCCTTAACCCAAAAGGACAATTCAATAGGCCACATATTAAGGAACTACCCCACATTAAATCAACGGGGTCTACCCTAGAATCACTTAACAGAGGGATATTACATAATAAGATAAACAGAGCTCACCCTgtgttgcttaaatattttaaatataacagCATTATCTGtaaatgaaaaaagacacatttaataTCAAATGAACCCGCTGCAAAGTATCCTATTTCTTATGGTCGTTACGATCGAACAATTGAGTGCCCAATTAGAGAAACTGCGGTCCACTGTGGATGACGTTGAAAGCTGCATCATCAAAGACATCAGAGAAAACCGTGCAGCAGAACTCTTCCATGCGCAGGCTGAAACGATATGTGTGCATAAAGCTAAAATCATAGACCACAAACAAAGAAAGTTTACCCCTGATCAGGAGGATTATACCCACGGGTATATACTTGGAAGCAACTGAGAGGGCAGCAGAGGGCGTCAAATCATCAGCAGGCAACAACTTGCTGGAGACAGCCTCGACGTCCATCCAATACTGAGACACACTACCAGAGGTCTGAATGCGGGGAAAGGAGTAACATCTCTACAGCCTCAACTTCCTCTACTGCATCATCTTCTTTTTTAGAATGCAAGAATCGAGCAAAGCCAACGGCACCAATACAAAGGGAGAATTATCCTTAACTGAACAGACAACAGAGGAGGTAAGGAACCTTGTGATTAACATCTGCTCAGTAGAACTGTCTCCTGCTGAAATCTCCGTGCTAAAAAAGGGCTTAGTATTTGTCCCTGATTATAATAGTATAAAAGAGGTTGAAAATGTGCTTCCCTAATGAGTGTGGGACTTTTGATCCAACCACTGAACAACTTAAAAATCCTAGTACTTACATGCCGGTTGTAAATAATACTGCTATTTGAAACATTGGTAATTACAGAAACCCAGAAAATATGGGAAAAATCAAGGGATAGTCGATATAAACATAATCACAATTTGACCCTCAAAGAAAAAGGAGCGCGTAATACCTTAAAGAACAAtaacaatattacaattaaaaaagccGACAAAGGGGGTGCAATTGTGATTATGGACACTGAATCATATGTGAAAGAAGCaactagaccagtggtccccaaccagtagctcgtgagcaacatgttgctctccaaccccttggatgttgctcccagtgccctcaaagcaggtgattattttttgaattccaggattagaggcaagttgtggttgtataaaaaccaggtttactgccaaacagagcctcaatgtatgttgacaatccacataggggctactaaatgaccaatcacagcacatatttggcacctcgagaacatttttcatgctagcgttgctccccaaatccttttacttctgaatgttgctcacgggttcaaaaggttgtggatccctgaACTAGACAATTGCTAACTCCTGCCCACTATGAGGAAATCTCGAGTGACCCCACACATATGATAAAAAAGGAAATTGATGTTTTGGTTACGGAAGCATGTGATACTGGtattatttctaccaaactgCAAGACTATCTATGTGTTGAACACCCTAGAATCCCCGTACTATACTTGTTACCGATAATTCATGAGTTGCTAATTGAACCTCCGGGGTTCAGCTTTAGAACCTTTGGCAAAATTAGTAGACAAATACTTACAACCAATAGTACAGGGGATTCCTACATGTGTAAAAGACACCAACACGTGTCTCAGAATGTTACAGCAACAGACAGCCCTTACTGCAGATTGTATACACTACTATGCAGTATAGACATAGAAAGTCTTTATACATCGATCCCGCAAAGTGAAGGTATCCAATATGTAGAAGCCGCACTTCTAGAAACCAATATGTCACACCATTTGGTTTATTTCCTCATTGACTGCCTGATATTAGTTATACACAGAAATTACTTTAGATTTAACAGTAATTATTTTTGGCAAAAGCAAGGCACGTTAATGGGGGCAGCAGTGGCCCCCTCGTTTGCCAATATATTTGTGTATGCCTTGGAACAGAAGtattacacaaatataaaaaacatatcaTCAAATATATGCGCAATGTGGATGATATATTAATTCTCTGGACGGCACCACTGATAACTTCATTGAAATGGTTAATGATGACAATAAGCAGCACCCCACAGTTAAATTTACATACGAAATCGGTGGCAAAAGTATTAATTTTATAGACATCAAGCTTGATATATTAGAGGATTGAATAGCCACTGGTTTATACCAGTAACAACATTTTCAGGTATAATTAAAGCAATCCTGAAAGGGATCCTGCTTGGTTATCTATGACAGAAAGACACTTCTGGAAATTGGGAAATAACTTTC from the Xenopus laevis strain J_2021 chromosome 9_10L, Xenopus_laevis_v10.1, whole genome shotgun sequence genome contains:
- the hacd2.L gene encoding 3-hydroxyacyl-CoA dehydratase 2 L homeolog isoform X1, translating into MTDMPSPATASAKPAENGSQKKRRGPGALATAYLVIYNVVMTAGWLVIAVGLVRTYLTKGSYHNLYYSIERPLKFFQTGALLEIGHCAVGIVPSSVVLTAFQVMSRVFLTWAVTHSVREVQNEDSVLLFVVAWTITEIIRYSFYTFSLLNHLPYIIKWARYTLFIVLYPMGVTGELLTIYAALPTVKKTGLYSISLPNKYNFSFDYYTFLILVMVSYIPIFPQLYFHMFHQRRKVIVAEHKKSD
- the hacd2.L gene encoding 3-hydroxyacyl-CoA dehydratase 2 L homeolog, translating into MPSPATASAKPAENGSQKKRRGPGALATAYLVIYNVVMTAGWLVIAVGLVRTYLTKGSYHNLYYSIERPLKFFQTGALLEIGHCAVGIVPSSVVLTAFQVMSRVFLTWAVTHSVREVQNEDSVLLFVVAWTITEIIRYSFYTFSLLNHLPYIIKWARYTLFIVLYPMGVTGELLTIYAALPTVKKTGLYSISLPNKYNFSFDYYTFLILVMVSYIPIFPQLYFHMFHQRRKVIVAEHKKSD